The DNA sequence AATTCTTGAACAAATTCACCATTTTCATTATATGTCTGAGATAAGCTTTCTACATATCCTATATTCTCATTTGATTTATATATTCCACTTCCGTATGGACTAGAATCATTAAACAAATCCGGATTAGATATTATAAGCTGATTATATTCACTTCTAAACTTTTCATTATTTTTATACTTTTTAACTTCAAATCCATCCTTAGATACAATTGATTGTATGCTTTTATATAAATCAGAATTTTGTCTTTGTAAAAATAAAACATCTCCTAAATTTTCTTTGCTTCCTTGTACATCCACTAAATCATAACTTGGTTCATTAAAAACGATACCTATACCTATCCCTATAAGAGAGGCCACCGTTATTATTAAAACTGATATTGACAATTTCTTATTCATACATAAACCTCCCTTAAATTGAAATCTTCTTATTCATAAGATAGTACGATAAAAATAAAGATACAATAAATAAAAATACATAATACCCTATATGAACATGCAATAAATTAATTAACAACAACCTACTCAGTGAAACTAAGTATAAATATCCAAATATAGCTAGTGTTATATATAAAAGTCCTAATATCAATCCTATTTTTTTTATGCTTCTTTCTATTAATACTGATGTGAATATAACTACAATAGCTAGTATTACTCCAATTATATCTACCATTAAGAATTCTACAATATTTGGCGATACTATATTAATTGTTTTCACATTATGCATCATATTTTTAAATATATTCAAAAATATTGGAGACTGTATTCCCGCTAAGTTTTTAACTATAGTTAAATTTAGATACCAAAATACAAACTGTGATACTATAGCTCCATATATCATAACAACTATAGTTATTAATTTAGATAAATATATATTAAACCTTGGTTGAGGTAAACATAATAATGTATATATTGTTTTACTTCTTGAATAATAATCTCTATACCATATTATAAGAGCATATAATAAACACATTAGCACTGCTATTCCAAGGGCAATAGTTCCATATATATATATATCCCCTACAGTGAAGGTATTTACAAATTCATATCCTATATTGCTTTTTAATATACTTAAATTCATTGGAAGTTTATTATCTGTACTAATTTTTTCCACAGAGTTTTTTATACTAATTGCTAATCCAGATAAATTTCCTATAAATAGCACACCTATCAATGCAAAATATAACTTATATATCCTTTTAAATTCTATATTGTATAAACTTAATATTTTATTCATTCTTATACACCTCACTCATCTTATCTATTATAGATTTTCCTTCTTCTTCACGAGTTTCCTCTGCATTGAATACTAACGATACTCGTCCATCATCTATTAAAATAACATCATCTGCTATCATTTCTATCTCAGATATTTCATGAGTTGTTATTATTATACTTTGCTCATCTGTAATATACTTTGTCATAACTTTTAAGAAATCTTCTCTTTTAAAAATATCTATACCAGAAAATGGTTCATCTAGTATAGTGTACTTTGCATTTTGTGCAAATCCTAAAATTATTTTAACTCTAGCTATATTACCTTTAGATAAATTTGATATTTTACTATTATCATTTAAGTTAAATAAGTCTAGCATTTCATATGCTTTTTTATCATCCCAGTTTTTATAGAACTCTTTCATAAATTCAAAACTTTGTTTTATCGTAAATTGAACAAAATAATTATCAACATCTGGAACGAAAGCTACTTTGTCATATATTTTATTATCTATTTTTTCTCCATCTATAAGTATTTCTCCACTATCTAGCTTAATAAGTCCACATATAGCCTTTAAAACTGTTGACTTTCCAACTCCATTTATTCCTAATAAACAAGTTATCTTACCTTCATGTATTTCAAAAGATATATTATCTAAAGCTTTTACTTTTTTGTATTTTTTAGTAGCATTCTTTACTTCTATCATTTTTTCACCCCCTAATATCTATCATTTATTATCTTTATAAGATCTTCTTTATTTACATTTATAGCTTTCATATTCTCTATAAAAACTTCCATAGATTCATTAATTAAATCCTCTTTTATCTTATTTATAAGATTTTCATCTGTAGTTATGTTACTTTGATAATTTCTTTGTGTAGTAATTATCCCCATATCTTCCATCTCCTTATATGATTTTTGAACCGTATTTGGGTTTACCTTAATATTTACAGCCATCTCCCTTCTAGATGGTATAGAGTCTCCTGGTTGTAAATCTCCCCTTACAATTTGTTGTTTTATGTATCTTATAATCTGTATATACACGGGTTCCTTGTCATTTGGAATAAAGCTCATATTCTCACCTCCGTATTACTGTACTATTCCAGTAGTACACCTCATAAGTGTATTATATCTATAATACACTTATAGTTCAAGTGTTTTTTATTTGTAATTTATTGTATTACTTTTGGATAAATAAAAAATGGATGACTCTATTTTGAGTCATCCATTTTACTTATATCTTATTCCACCCCAATACACATTTTCATTAACCTGTGCTATATCAGGTAGTTCTACACCTTCTAATATCCATTTTTTAAATTCCATAAATCCAGTTCTATCAACAATATAACCTACATGTTCTTTTCCTGTCGGAGCATTTTTATCTATATATTCATCAACATATTTATAAGTATTTTTTATAACCTTAACTATACTCTCTTCATCTGCCCAAACTATAAAATCTTCTCCAAGTCTTGGATTTTTCTTACCTGTTCTACCCATTATAGATAATCTAAAATATTTCTTTTCATCTCTAGTCCATGCATTTGTAGGACAGTTTAGTACACACTCTCCACATCCTATACATTTTTTATGATCTCTAACAGGTCTATAGTTTTGAGCACTTAAAGCACCTGTTGAAAGTTGTTTACACTTTTTAACACATGCCCCACAAGATACACATCTTTCTTTTTCAAACCTAGGTAATGCCATCCCTATGATTCCAAAATCATGCATTCTAGCTTTAATGCAATCATTTGGACACCCTGTTAATGCTACTTTAAAGTGAAAATCATTTGGATAAATTTCTTTTTCAATTCTCTTTGCAAATTTCGTAGTATTATACTGAGCTTTTGGACAGATTTTATTTCCTATACATGAAGCTATATTTCTAGTACCTGCAGCTGGGTATCCTTTATCTTTGTCTTCTTGATTTATACTCATTTTTTCTATAACTGGTTGTATTATTTTGTTAACCTCATCCATTTTTTCCATTGGAATCCCTAGTATTTCAAAACCCTGTCTTGTTGTTATATGAATTTGCCCATTTCCATATTCATTTGCTATTTTAGAAACTATAATAAGACTTTCTGGATCTACACATCCACCAGGTATTCTTACTCTAAGAGCCGTTTCATATTTATTCTTAGTTATTCTATATGCATTTTTCATTACTTTCTTAGTATTTAAATCTCTTATCACAATCTTACCCTCCTAGTCTATTAATTTTTTAGCCTCAAAATAGTTAAATACAGGTCCATCTATACATATATAAGTATCATCCATTTTGCAATGACCACACTTACCTACTCCACAACACATCTTTCTTTCATATGAAACCCATATATTTTTTTCATCTAAATCTCTTTTTAAGAATTCTCTTACTGTAAATTTCATCATCATAGGTGATCCTACAACTATAGCCGATACATTATCAATATTTTTAATTTCAAGAGATGGGATATATTTAGTTACAAGACCTATATGTCCTTCATATCCTTCTTCTGCACCATCCACAGTTACTATAACATCTAGTTTCTCACTCCATCTTTTTAAATCATCTTTAAATAAAATATCTTTAGGTGATTTAAATCCTACTATTAACTTAAAGCTTTTGCATTTTTCAAAGTTATCATAATAATAATCCATTATCCCTCTTACTGGTGCTAATCCACTACCTCCAGCTACTACTACAATCTCTCTATCTTCATAAAGTGATATATCAAATCCATTTCCATATGGTCCTCTTAAGAAAAATTTATCTCCCACTTTATAACTAAATATTTCATCTGTAACTTTACCTACTTTTCTTATTGTAAAGTCAATATAGTCTTTACCTGTTCCCGAAACAGATATAGGACTTTCACCATATTTTGGTATTGATATTTCATAGAATTGACCTGGTAATACACCTTTAGAGTTGCACTTTGTTCTAAACGTCCATTCAATCTCTGTATGTTTTATTATTTCTAAAATTTCAGCTCCAACTGGTATATATGGATTCATATTATTTTTCCTCCTTATTTACTAGGTCATTTACTTTTTCTATACAAGTCGAAAAAGATATATATTGTGGACATGCATCATCACATCTACCACATCCAACACACATTTGATATCCAAATCTCTTATTAAAATCGTATATTTTATGTAATGTTTTAAATCTCATTCTATCTCCACGTAATCTTCTAAATGAATGTCCTCCAGCCATATCTGTATATCCATCAACATGGCATGATGCCCAAACCCTTCTTCTTTCTCCAACATTTTCATTTTCTTTGTAAAATATATCTTGCATAGTAAAGCATGTGCATGTAGGGCATACAAAGTTACATCTACCACAGGCTATACACCTATCATCGTACTCTCTCCACATATCATCCATACTCACTTTAAGAGTATTTATATTCTCATTTACGCTTATACTTATATCATTTTCCTTGACATAATCTACTTCAAAGTCTATATCTTCACCATCAAAATAATTACTAAACGCTTCATCGTTTATATGTAATTGTACTTCATCATTTCTAAAATTAAGTCCTATTGAGTAGTTATCAGTTTTATTAGAATCCATGCTTACACAAAAACAGTTCCTAAAGCTTTCACTACATCCGATTAAGACAAAATTAACTTTTTCTCTAATTCTTTTGTAGAAGTAATCTTCTTCTTTTCCATTTTCTAAATATATTTGGTCTATTCTTTTAATTCCATTAATATCACAAGCTCTTAAAAAGATTAATATATCTTTATCTTCTTTTTGATTAGCTTCTTTAAATTCATCCTCTGTAAAATAAAATAATGTTTCTGATATTGGTAAAACAATTTCCTTAGGTGAAAAATTTGATTTTTTATTTAGTTCTATTTCCTCTATATCTTCTATTTCCTTATACCTAACTACATCTGTATCAGAGTAAGTCCCTTTATATGCTAATGATACAGGTGCAAATAATTTATACTTTTCTTTTAACTTTTTTAATGAATTATTAAATTCATTTTTAGATAATTTTATTTTCATATAACCCACCTTTTCAAATCATTAATTTGTTAAATAAATATTAACACTATTTCAACTTTACTTCTGTGATATATATCACACTTTGACTAAAAACTAACAATTTTTATATATAAAAAATAGCAAAATACTTTAATTTTATTTTTCTTTAAAGTATCTTGCTATTTCAACTTTCCTTACATATATTTTTTTATTTTCAATCCTTACAAGTCCATTAGTTTCTAAAACCCTCATAGCCCTAGATAAGCTTTCTCTTGGACATCCTAACATATCAGCTAAATAAGTTATTGTTATTTTTATATCTATGAAATGCCATCCATCTATTTCTTTTCCGTATTCATTAGCTAATCTATAAAGTTTTGCGGCCAATCTTTTATCTATTTTTATTGAAATAGAATTTTTAACTTGCCTATATAATCTTCTATTTCGTCTTTCCATATAACTTATAATATTTTTAGTTAATTCAAAATCATTTTTCATCATACCTAAAAAGGTTTCTAAGTTGTATTCTAATATTAAACAATCTTCAAAAGCTTCGCAGCTTATAGTAGCCCTTTTAAATTCTAAATTTATTTCATTTACCATCTCCCCTTTATTTAATATAAATATTATCTTTCTATCTCCATTTTCACTTATTTTAAATATAGAAACTTTTCCATCAATCAAAATATAAACCTTATCAATTACATCCTTTTCATTAAATAATACATCTTTTTGATTTAAGTAAATTAATTTGCCGTACTTTAAAATTTCAACTTTTGTATTATTATTTATATTTTTAAATATCTTTACATGATCTAATTTATAATTATTATTTTTCATAAAGGCTTATTCTCCTTGAAAACTAATCTTCTAATCAATATTTTACTTTTTTATTTAAATCCTGTCCATAAATTGTATTTCATTTAACTTCTTTTATATATATAAATATTTTTAATAATTGCAAATCTATAAGTAAAGTACTAACATTTATGTAAACGACATAAGGAGGTGATATTTATTTTAGATAAATTAAAAAACTCCATGAAAAATCAATTTAATATATATGATAATTATAATATATATAAATATAACTTTGATTTCATGGGGGAATATATCTTGTCCAATTCTAAATATTTTTTAAATAAAAAAAAAATAATTTGGTCATATGATAATCGAGAATATATCTTTGCAAAAGATATACAATTCCTATCAAAAGATGTTCTTGAAAACAACTTGCTACCATTTGCTGACTATGCAATGAAAAATCTCGTACAAACAGATGATACTCACATGTCTACAGCTATCACTTTATTCATATCTTGCGAAAATATAGACGATATTCTAAAAAAACAAATTTCAAAAATAAAGAAAAGAAAAAGCTATATGTTTGGTCTTAGAGGTTACTCATCTTTGAGATTAATATTATTTGATAAACTAACAAATGAATTTATTTATAATTATGATTCAAAGGATATTATTCATTTTTATAAGGAGGTTTTATTATGAATTCATTGACTTTATTGTTAGTTAGCGCAATTATTTTATTTATAGGTTACGTTTGTTATGGTGGATATTTAGCTAAAAAATGGGGAGTTGATGATAATATAAAAACACCTGCTC is a window from the Paraclostridium sordellii genome containing:
- the asrB gene encoding anaerobic sulfite reductase subunit AsrB — its product is MNPYIPVGAEILEIIKHTEIEWTFRTKCNSKGVLPGQFYEISIPKYGESPISVSGTGKDYIDFTIRKVGKVTDEIFSYKVGDKFFLRGPYGNGFDISLYEDREIVVVAGGSGLAPVRGIMDYYYDNFEKCKSFKLIVGFKSPKDILFKDDLKRWSEKLDVIVTVDGAEEGYEGHIGLVTKYIPSLEIKNIDNVSAIVVGSPMMMKFTVREFLKRDLDEKNIWVSYERKMCCGVGKCGHCKMDDTYICIDGPVFNYFEAKKLID
- a CDS encoding GntR family transcriptional regulator, whose amino-acid sequence is MSFIPNDKEPVYIQIIRYIKQQIVRGDLQPGDSIPSRREMAVNIKVNPNTVQKSYKEMEDMGIITTQRNYQSNITTDENLINKIKEDLINESMEVFIENMKAINVNKEDLIKIINDRY
- a CDS encoding Crp/Fnr family transcriptional regulator, which encodes MKNNNYKLDHVKIFKNINNNTKVEILKYGKLIYLNQKDVLFNEKDVIDKVYILIDGKVSIFKISENGDRKIIFILNKGEMVNEINLEFKRATISCEAFEDCLILEYNLETFLGMMKNDFELTKNIISYMERRNRRLYRQVKNSISIKIDKRLAAKLYRLANEYGKEIDGWHFIDIKITITYLADMLGCPRESLSRAMRVLETNGLVRIENKKIYVRKVEIARYFKEK
- a CDS encoding ABC transporter ATP-binding protein — protein: MIEVKNATKKYKKVKALDNISFEIHEGKITCLLGINGVGKSTVLKAICGLIKLDSGEILIDGEKIDNKIYDKVAFVPDVDNYFVQFTIKQSFEFMKEFYKNWDDKKAYEMLDLFNLNDNSKISNLSKGNIARVKIILGFAQNAKYTILDEPFSGIDIFKREDFLKVMTKYITDEQSIIITTHEISEIEMIADDVILIDDGRVSLVFNAEETREEEGKSIIDKMSEVYKNE
- the asrC gene encoding sulfite reductase subunit C, encoding MIRDLNTKKVMKNAYRITKNKYETALRVRIPGGCVDPESLIIVSKIANEYGNGQIHITTRQGFEILGIPMEKMDEVNKIIQPVIEKMSINQEDKDKGYPAAGTRNIASCIGNKICPKAQYNTTKFAKRIEKEIYPNDFHFKVALTGCPNDCIKARMHDFGIIGMALPRFEKERCVSCGACVKKCKQLSTGALSAQNYRPVRDHKKCIGCGECVLNCPTNAWTRDEKKYFRLSIMGRTGKKNPRLGEDFIVWADEESIVKVIKNTYKYVDEYIDKNAPTGKEHVGYIVDRTGFMEFKKWILEGVELPDIAQVNENVYWGGIRYK
- the asrA gene encoding anaerobic sulfite reductase subunit AsrA — its product is MKIKLSKNEFNNSLKKLKEKYKLFAPVSLAYKGTYSDTDVVRYKEIEDIEEIELNKKSNFSPKEIVLPISETLFYFTEDEFKEANQKEDKDILIFLRACDINGIKRIDQIYLENGKEEDYFYKRIREKVNFVLIGCSESFRNCFCVSMDSNKTDNYSIGLNFRNDEVQLHINDEAFSNYFDGEDIDFEVDYVKENDISISVNENINTLKVSMDDMWREYDDRCIACGRCNFVCPTCTCFTMQDIFYKENENVGERRRVWASCHVDGYTDMAGGHSFRRLRGDRMRFKTLHKIYDFNKRFGYQMCVGCGRCDDACPQYISFSTCIEKVNDLVNKEEK